The following coding sequences are from one Candidatus Neomarinimicrobiota bacterium window:
- a CDS encoding 3-isopropylmalate dehydratase small subunit, with protein sequence MTQGKAHKYGDDNIDTDRIIPARHCITVDPMKLAEHCLEDLDPEFSSVVKKGDILVAGENFGCGSSRENAPLAIKGTGVSAVIAKSFARIFYRNAINIGLPIFESPEAVDRIKSGDMVNIDYESGKVTVDGIDKEFSSAPFPEVMRNIIEAGGMVNYIKNKT encoded by the coding sequence ATGACACAGGGAAAAGCACATAAATACGGTGATGACAATATAGATACCGATCGCATAATTCCGGCGAGGCATTGTATCACGGTGGACCCTATGAAGCTTGCGGAACACTGTCTTGAAGATTTAGACCCGGAATTCTCGTCGGTAGTCAAAAAGGGAGACATACTGGTCGCTGGAGAGAATTTCGGATGCGGCAGCAGCCGGGAAAACGCTCCTCTTGCTATTAAAGGTACAGGTGTTTCGGCGGTTATTGCCAAGAGTTTCGCCAGAATATTTTACAGAAATGCGATCAACATAGGGCTTCCGATTTTCGAGTCGCCCGAGGCGGTTGACCGGATAAAGTCCGGAGATATGGTAAATATCGATTATGAAAGCGGAAAAGTTACGGTTGATGGCATAGATAAAGAATTTTCTTCCGCCCCATTTCCGGAGGTCATGCGGAATATAATAGAAGCAGGCGGGATGGTTAATTACATTAAAAATAAGACATAA
- a CDS encoding thiolase family protein, with amino-acid sequence MLLEGVRTPFGSFGGSLSGFSATELGIIAAKGAISKSGLPAGDVDYVIFGNAMQTSADAIYLARHVGLGAGVPQSAPAVTINRLCGSGFESIIQAARTLMLGESNFVLAGGAESMSMAPHSSWGMRWGTRLKDDKMVDLLWAALYDPVAKLSMAETAEKLADVKNISRKEVDEYALLSQERTAEAQKEGRFKEEIITVRDENEDEILSVDEHPRSETTIDALSNLKPYFKENGTVTAGNASGISDGAAALIVTTADNAEKRDLKPFGKLISWGIAGCDPTIMGIGPVPASELALKRAELTLDDIDLVEINEAFSPQYLAVEKELGLKRELTNVNGGAIALGHPLAATGTRLTMTILYELRRRGLKRGLASACIGGGQGAAVIVEAV; translated from the coding sequence GTGTTACTTGAAGGGGTGCGGACACCTTTCGGTTCATTTGGCGGCAGTCTTTCCGGTTTCAGTGCAACAGAGTTGGGAATCATAGCTGCGAAAGGAGCGATCAGTAAGTCGGGCTTACCCGCAGGAGATGTGGATTATGTTATTTTCGGAAATGCTATGCAGACCTCGGCTGACGCTATCTACCTTGCCCGTCACGTAGGTTTGGGGGCAGGTGTTCCACAATCGGCACCTGCTGTGACAATTAACCGGTTGTGCGGTTCCGGTTTTGAATCTATTATTCAAGCAGCCCGCACACTTATGCTCGGTGAATCGAACTTTGTTCTTGCCGGAGGCGCAGAATCGATGAGCATGGCTCCTCATTCATCGTGGGGTATGCGTTGGGGTACGCGATTAAAGGACGATAAGATGGTCGATCTTCTTTGGGCAGCGCTTTATGATCCTGTCGCAAAGCTTTCGATGGCGGAAACCGCTGAAAAACTTGCAGATGTCAAGAATATCAGTCGGAAAGAAGTAGACGAATACGCTCTTTTAAGTCAGGAGCGAACAGCCGAGGCGCAAAAAGAAGGCAGATTCAAGGAAGAGATAATCACAGTAAGAGACGAAAATGAAGATGAAATATTATCGGTTGATGAGCATCCACGCTCTGAAACAACCATTGATGCACTATCTAACTTAAAGCCTTACTTTAAAGAAAACGGTACGGTCACTGCTGGAAATGCATCCGGAATATCCGATGGAGCTGCCGCTCTGATAGTAACTACAGCAGACAACGCTGAAAAACGCGATCTTAAGCCTTTCGGGAAGCTTATCAGCTGGGGAATTGCCGGCTGTGATCCGACGATAATGGGAATCGGTCCTGTCCCCGCTTCGGAATTAGCGTTGAAGCGGGCTGAACTTACGCTTGATGATATCGATCTTGTTGAGATTAACGAAGCATTTTCGCCTCAATATCTTGCGGTAGAAAAAGAACTGGGATTGAAGAGGGAATTGACAAACGTTAACGGCGGAGCAATCGCGCTCGGTCATCCGCTCGCCGCGACCGGCACCCGGTTAACTATGACGATCTTGTACGAACTGCGAAGAAGAGGACTCAAGAGAGGATTGGCTTCCGCCTGTATAGGCGGCGGGCAGGGTGCGGCAGTGATAGTGGAAGCAGTCTGA